The genomic window taggcctccgagtatctgggactagaggtgcatatCACGCCTAACTAACTTTTtggtatttgtagtagagatgtggttttgccgtgttttccaggctggtcttaaattccttggctcatgcactctgtccaccttggcctcccaaagtgctgagattacaggcatgagccactgcacctggtctgcaatttgtttttcttgcttaaaaaagataatataggTTTCTCCCCAGATCAGTGGGGGAGATTTTATGGTTTGCATTTTATACATCAACTCTCTAACCCatatggaatttattttggtaaatGCTAGAGAGGTGAGgtttttaactttccttttttttgtaatATGAAATTTGTCCTGGCAACATTTGAGTTTTCAGTTTTGTTACAATGATCCTCAGGTCACTTCTTAAACCAGATATTCAATTGCTTTAATTATTTAGCTATACAGTGCCACTTGgtactcattcaataaatatttattggtgtCAATAGTCTGTCATCATTAagcaaaaaattataataatactcATCATCATGGAACTTGCATTCTAAGTGCAGGGAGAGGGCAGAGATGTAAGCACTGTTGGGAagtgataaaataaaaaggttgaGGGCGAAAATACACATCCAGGTTAAAGGGGTTCTGGAGTTCTGGTGTGGGGACTGGTTGCAAAACTAAAGTGGTCAAGAAGGTCTTCAATGAGAAGGtgttttctgaagaaactgctAGAATATATGAAGGATGTGAGAAAGGCATCATAGAAACTAACATAGAAGAACAGGCCTAAGGAACATCCTGTAAAAATGCCGTAATATAGAAGAGTGGCTGGTCAGTTCTAGGAACAtcagggaggccagtgtggctacaGGGCTGTGACCCAGGAAGAGTCTTTTGGGAtgaaatcagagaaataaaagaacactGGTTAATGTAGGGCTTTGGAAGTTATTACAGTGACTGGCTTTTAAACCAAGATCAATAGGGGAGCTACTGAGGTTTGGCACCACAGTGTATGTCATTTTCTGACTTACCAgttaaaatggttattttgaatatatttttagaaagcgTGCCTATAGGATTTCCTGATGAATAAGATGTCCATTTATTGAAATGAGGAGATCACCATTTCAAGAAAAATGTGGTATTGGTTAGGAGATCAGTTAAACTCGGTATTATTGTTAGACATACAAATGGAGACGCTGAGTAGGCAATTATGTTCTCTGGAGGTCAGAAAGGAGGTCTAAActggaaatataaaattagatgTTATTAGTATACAGATTGTACATAACACCATTAGACTGGAAATACTCATTCAGGGAATATGTGCATGTACATAAAGCAAAGAGGAACCTAGACACAAGGAAGAGACGAACCAGCTAAAGAGACTGCGTGGGAACCAGTGACTTAAGCAGAAAACTCAGAAAATTGTGCCTAGGTGGccgatatggtttggatctgcgtccccacccaaatctcaagttgaattgtagtccccagtgttggaggtgggacctggtgggaggtggttggatcacggGGGTGGAATTCTCATGAaggtttagcaccattcccttagtgctgttcttgtgatagtgagtgagttctcatgatatctggttgttaaaaagtaTGCAGCACctctctttttgctttctcttggcCCTGCTCCTGACATGTAAGATGACTTCTCCTGCTTTGCCTCCTGCCTTGAGTtaaagttccctgaggccttgctggaagcagatgctgccatgcttcctgtacagcctgcagaactatgagccaattaaacctcttttctttataaattacccaaggTTAGGttgtttctttatagtagtgtgagaatggactaatacagaggccAACTGACTAAAGTGTTAACAGGAGGAGAGAGTAACCTACTATACCAAAGCTTACTTATTATGACACATAAAGCATAAGCAACCAAAGAAATaagtagataaattggacttcatcaaaattaagatattttgtGGTTCAAAGGACACTAtacaaaagtgaaaagacagcccatagaaaaagaaaaaaaattgcaaataatttATCTGATAAGGACCTATTATCTAGACTATATAAAGAGCCTTTGCAACTTGACAGTAGAGAAaacaactcattttaaaaaaataagaaaagcactTGAATAGCCATTTCTCCAAATAGGCAATAAGTACATGAAATGATGCTCACCATAACAGGTGTTAGAATGCAAACCACAATGAATTATCATTTCAAACCCGAGAGAATGGCTAAAAAGTTCAAACAAACCAACAGACAAATACCAGACAATAGTAATTCTTTGAGAAGACATGAAGGAaatgttgctggtgggaatgtaaaatattatagcCACTTATAAACAAAGTCTCATAGTtcttaaaaatgttcaacatggagttaccatatgaccagCAATTCTACCtagatatataccccaaagaagaaaaaatatatgagcaaacaaaaacttgtacatgagtATATATGGGAGCACtactcataatagcaaaaaagtgGGAATAATTTACATGACCATGAACAtaagagtgaaaaaacaaaatatggcatatacatacaaGGAAATAGTATTCGGTGATTagaaggaatgaaatattgaCACATGATACAtcaacaaaatttgaaaatattatggtaactgaaagaagacagacacaaaaagtgcatgtatatatagcatcacttattttatataaaagtgtccattataaacaaacacatagagatacaaagtagaatagtggttgctagGTTCTGGGGGAGAGGGGAtagagagtgactgctaatggtacagggtttcttttaggGGTGACTAAATGTCCTGAAATGAGATCGTGGTAATGATTGCACCACCCTGTAAACAAACTCAAAACCAATGAAGTGTAAACTTTAAGGGGTAGATTTTAGGGTAgttaaatctgttttatttatttcacttttatattaagttcaggggtacatgtgccatTTTGTCTTATGGATAAACTTGTGCTCCAGGAGTTTCACCCCCCAAGGGCATAGGGGGCTGGTGGTACACAGCTTGGAGCTCCAATGTAGAGAGCCTTGGAATGCCATGCCAGAAAGTTcagatttcattttctctgtagtACCAAATGATTGCAAGGACAAATGTGAGTTGTAAGAGCCTGAAACATTGGCTgcagcaatgaaaacaaaaatgattggCAAGATTCCAAAGATAGTTTAATGGCAGAATTGACTGACTCTCATtacattttttagagacaggaagaGATCGAAGATTCTGAGGTTTCAGTTTTGGTAAAGAGATTCACcaaattctgttttattcagTTTATCCACCATTTGCTGGGCACCTCTGTGTTGTGGCAGCAGACTACAGGGAAGTTTGTTTTCGCAAAGACATTCCTAGTACTGGAAGGCTCAAGGTAAATGTTTTGATAGTGTACTTCCTCTAATCAATGTAACTCTACAGTTTAATAAAATACTCTACAGTTTATCTTACCAGATTTTCTAACCTTAAAAAGagagtttctttacttttttttttttttttttttttttagacggagtctcacgctgtcaccaggctggagtgcaatggcaccatctcagcccactgcaacctctgcctcccgggttcaagcaattctccggcctcagcatcctgagtagctggggatacaggtgcgtgccaccatgcccagctaatttttgtatttttagtacagatggggtttcaccatgttggccaggatggtctcgatctcctgacctcgtgatccgcccgcctcggcctcccaaagtactgggattattaTTTCTTATCCTCAATGAAACCAAGGATTCTTTTAACAGATATTTGGAATTACAACCCATTAATGTTGCctcccaccacacacatacatttcACATTCTGACACCTCCATTAATCTGAAGAAATGATTGATAGCAATTTAAAACCTTAGGCTGGCAGtacctgtcttttaaaatatgttttttgtgGTACATATTCAAAATACGTTGTTCGGTTTTTCAATCTCTGAAAACCAAGAAGCAAAAAACGGGCTGAGAAGAAAAGTGGGAGGAGGCGAGGCAACTGTGATAGGGTGGAAGTTTGCTGAGCATTTTCACATGGCCCTTGTTTCTATGGAAACAATTACCCTTGTCTGTACcatttatatatgtttagaatAACCTCTTCTGTATTTCCAATCTCAAAGAAAGCCTCCTATGAAACTTGTAATCATCAGTGGGAAACTATCTTAACACATTAGAAATCTGTAATGGAAGTGGACTAACATGTTGGTCTTCAGAGAATGCTAAATAAAGTAAATGGTGACCATCTGGTTATCATTTGTAAATTTAGTGAACCTTGTAGGATGAAAGTTTACCTCATACCTGGCCATGGATTACatacttttaacatttattgactgcttACTATATTTCAGGCACCATGATGCAAAGTTTTGTTTCACATCTGATTCAATCCTCAGAACAGCTCAGTGTGGTAGTATAGTTAGTCTCATCTCCGTTTTACTCATGAGAAACTGGGGCTAAAGACATGAAGTGACTTGTGCAAGATCAGCCTGActctactctttcttttttttcttttttttttttttttgagatggactctcactctgtcacccaggctggagtgcagtggtgcgatctcggctcactgcaagttccatctcctgggttcaagtgattctcctgcctcagcctcctgagtagctgggattataggtgcgcacaaccacgcctggctaatttttatatttttactagagacggggtttcaccatgttgttcaggctggtctcaaactcctgagctcgtgatccacccacctcggcctcccaaagttctgtgattacaggcacgagccacagcgCCCTGCCGACCCTACTCTTTTTATGCCTGGCTGTGGCTTCCAGTGAGCTGATCTATTAGGCAGTAGTTGAGGTCTTCACTTGCCCTGAATTTCTTCTGGTTCTCCCCTACTGGTAAATGACTAACTCTGTGAATTGAGTAATGGATGAAGTCAGGAATGAGTCTATCGCATGCATGCATTTATAGAAGAAGCTGCAGTGCCAAGACTCCTTTGGTTTTGTGTTTGCACATTGTGTATGGATGAGGCTATGCCAGTGTTCTCTATCTTTATTTCACATAAAATGCAGATGATTTCAGGCCTGGGTGTAGACCATCATCACGCATATCTTGTTGTTGCTACGTTTGTAGGCAATAAAGGTAGGTTTAGACCAACCTTGTCCAACCCGCAGCCCATGGGCCATGTGTGGCcgaggacagctttgaatgtggcccaacccAAAttagtaaactttcttaaaacattatgaggttttcttttcattattattttaaagctcatcagctgtcattagtgttagtgtaccttatgtgtggcccaagacaattcttcttccaatgtggctcaGGGAAGTCAAAATATTGGACACCCCTGGTTTAGAcagtgttatgggttgaatcgtgtctactaaaattcatatgttgaaattttaacTCCCGGTACCTCAAAATATGTCTTTATTTAGACATACATTCTTTACAGCAGTGattcccaacctttttgacaccaggaACTGTTTTCGTGAGAGACAACATTTTCACGGACAGGTGGGaaaatggtttcaggatgaaactgttccacctcagatcatcaagcattagttGGAGTCTCATAAAGAGAACACAGTCTAGActcctcgcatgtgcagttcacaatagatTTCaggctcctgtgagaatctaatgccactggtAATGCTCGTTCACCAaacactcacctcctgctgcgcGGCCTAGTTTCTAACAGGCCATGAACCGGTCTGGTCCATGGCCTGGAGGTTGGAAACCTTTGCTTTACAGAGTTAATCATGTTAAATGAGATCCAATGTGATGGGTGTCCttatagaaaatggaaatttggggccgggtgcagtgtctcatgcctgtaatccctgcactttgggaggctgaggtgggcagatcacctgaggtcaggagttcgagatcagcctggccaacatgatgaaaccctgtgtctactaaaaatacaaaaattagctgggtgtggttgcgggcacctataatcccagctactcgggaggctgaggcaggagaatctcttgaacctgggaggcggaggttgcagtgagctgagatcgtgacactgcactccagcctgggtgacacagtgagactctgtctcaaaaaatatatataaaaataaaaaaaaaattaaatttggccAGAGAGAAATGCATAGaaggaagatgatgtgaagacacaAGGTGAGAAAACAGACATTTCCAAGCCACGGAGAGAGACCTGATATACATCTTTATCTCAAAGCCAATTTATAGTCTTGTGTGCACTTGTACAAACACAATAGAGGAATAGCATGGGCGTGGTGATTATTATTAATTTGTGAGGAAGTAGTAGGGAGGAGGTCCAGGGAAGATTGTCTGGAAATAATGACACCTGAGGTGCAGATGTATGGAGGAACAGACGTTAACCTGGTGATTGGGATGCAGTGTGGGAGAAGGGTATCCCAGGCAGAGGAGATAACTTGAGCAAAGTCAGAGGTGGGTAAGAGAGGATGGTATGCTCACGGGACTCCTTCCCGCTCTGACCTTTGCCCTGACACTTCATGTTCCTGGTTCTCCATCGCCTCTCCCGAGCATCATTTTCTCTCCCACTACTCATGCTAAGCACTGTGCAAAGTTCAGTTCCTGGCCCGGTGATATTCTCCTTTTActacttttgaaaaatttaaaaaatgtcattacaTAAAATATCATCCATCCCTGGACCCCCCATATGAAACTCCAGCTGAGTGTCTGTTCTTGTCTCCAGCATTTACATTTGCATAGCCCAGCTTCAGCTCAGGTCTGAGATGCCAAAATGACACCCTTCACCTTTCCTTCCAAATTGTTGTCtagattctgtattttaaaaaatattctcatcATCAATAAGTGACCTGGTCGTAAAACCTGGAGTGATCTCTGACTTCTCCTGCCACCAAACACCTTGTCAGGATTCAGGGCCAGACAAACAGTGTTATTGTATACATCCtcaactgtttatttttcttgaaattctaAGCAACCTTCATCTCTCCCCATTCTGTGAGCATCTCTCTCTAGTTTTACAAGCCACGTTAAAAATTACTGACAGTGACTGAAATTATACTCGTAAGGTCTTTTCACACTGGGGATTTCATTAGGCTGGACCCAAGGGCTTACATTATTAGTAAATAGATAATCTCCTGCTACCTTTTTGTTGATCTCGGGTGAGAATTCCCTTTTTAAACTGTCCGTTCTATCCTTTCTAATTTGAAGAACATTACTTTCCCTGaataaaatgggaacaaaatagaaaattaatagttGGAACTTTTTCTGATAATCAATGAACATCACACTTTCTTTTGTCCTCATTCTCTCTGTCTACAGACATTTTTGCAGTCATTGACACTGTGACTACCCTGTTCTTGATATGACTTTGTTCTTGTTTATGTGACACCATTGTCTCccggttttctgtttctctctgaggTCAATTCTATTTCAAACTCTGAGATTCTACTTTCTCTGCTATCATTTTAGAAGTTTATGTTTCCTAGTCATTTTCCCTGGATCCACTTGTCATTGTTACTCTTCAGATTTTACCAGttcttctaatttatttgctGACCTCCACTGCCACCAAACCCACACATCTGAATCTACAGATCAGATCTCTCTTCTAGAGATTCAGCTGCCACTTCAACACCCCTACTTGGATTGTCTAATAGATTCCTTAGCCTCAATCTACCAAACACTGAtctattcacttattttttcttttaagagagaCTTATATTGTTGCTAGGAGTGGAAAAATGTACAGAAAACTTTGTTGCCTGAGATGTTAAAGTGATTTATATCTGTTCCAATTTGGTTTCTGGCCCCTATATTTGAGGTAGATTAAATAATATTACCTAAAAAGTCTCAGAATAGGCAAATAAGGAATAAAGTGGCCACAACAGACTTCAGTACTTATTCATTCAGTCTACAAATGTGTAGTAAGCACCAACTTTGCTCCAGGGATGACAGTCATCACTAGTAGTACATGGCTTTAAGGTATGGTCCCTTCCCTCATGGAGCTTAGACTGTGAGATATTGTGTAGACTTTCCTTAAGAAGCATCACATTCTTTCACATACCGAGATATCCTCAACTTGAGTCTTACCTGTGTGATTATCTATAATTAACATACTGTACAATTAACATTTGTGCATGGACAGTTTTATGAATTATAACCCATGTTTAGATGTATGTAACCACAACACAATCTGGATACACAACAGTTCCATCACCCCCTCACTTTGTCGCATGTTGTCTTAAGAAACTCTTTACTGTTAAACTCTCCGCACACCCCGAGCCCCTGGCAGTCATGGATGTGTTCTCCTTCttatagtttttgctttttaagaatgttatataaatggaatcctacagtaCATGTTCTTTTGAGATTGTCTTTTTTCAGTCTTCATATTTCTCTAGACAATCATTCAACTTGTCTGTATTAGCAGTTTTTAAGCTATTTAATGCTGGatattattccattatatagatGTACTACATTCTGGTTATCAGTTCTCCAATTGAAGGCATTTATGTTGTTTACAGTTTATGGTGATTTTGAATAAAGATACTACTAAACATTCATGAACagttattttgtgaatataaTTCACTTAGGTAAATTCCTAGGGTAAATATAATAGAGGTAGGATTGCTGGTCTATAGAGTGAGTGTAAACTTAACTtctagaaactgccaaactgttatCAAGAGGGtgtaccattttgcatccccATGAGCAATGCATGAGGAATCCAGTTGTTCTGCCTCCTTACCAGCACCTGGTGTTTCctggttgttgttattgttgttctttttcCATCTTAACAGAAGTGTTGGGCTATCACTTCAaggatttcatttgcattttcttaatgacatcttTTTATACGTTCATTTGCCATCCACATATCTTCTTTGTTCATGTCTGTTCACATATTTGCTGTTTGAATGTTTTAATTGATTTCTAAAAAGTCTTTATATGTATATGCCAGGTAAAAGTTTTCTGTcagattggcaaatattttctttcagctcATTGCTTTTCATTCAGTTATTTAATGGTAGATTTCTCagagaaaacatgtttttctctttttgataaagTTATTGTATTAGTTTATTCTCTTGCTAtagagacatacctgagactgggtaatttatgaagaaaagaggctgAATTGACTCAGAATTtagcaggctatacaggaagcatggctggaaaggccttaggaaacttataatcatggtagaaggtgaaagggaagcaagcacatcttaccatggtggagcaggagagagagagagaaagagagagagagagcgcaaaggggaagtgctacaccagatcaaacaaccagatcttgtgagaactctaccATGTGACAGCACTgggggatgatgctaaaccattagaTACAACCCCCATGATCCACTCAGCTccaaccaggtccctcctccaacactagaaattacaatttgacatgagatttggatggggagaCAGAATCCATCTTGTTTTGCCCCatacccctcccaaatctcatgtctttctcacattgaaaaatacaatcatcccatctcaatagtcccccaaagtcttaactcattccagcattaacactaaagtccaagtccaaagtctcatctgagagaaggcaagtctcttccacctatgagcctgtaaaatcaaaaccaagttaaTTACCttcaagatacaatggggataaaGGCATTGGGTAcatgctcccattccaaaaagaagaaatttgtcaaaacaaaggggttacaggccccatgcaagtccaaaatccagaagGGCAGTCATCAAATCTTAAACCTTTGAAATAAtctcatttgactccatgtctcacatctaggacACACTGATGGAAAAGGTGGGCTCCAAAGgctttgggcagctccacccctgtgactttgcagggtacagccccatgactgctttcacaggctggcattgaatgcctgtggcttttccaggttcaCAGAGCACACCGTCAGTGGATctactactctggaggctggaggacagtggctcttttctcacagctccactaggcagtgaccCAGTGGAGATTCTGTGTCAGGGCTCCAACCCCAGATTTCCCCTTCACATTGCCctagaagaggtccttcatgACGGATCCAACCCTGCAGCatacttctgcctgaacatccaggcatttccatacatcttctgaaatctaggcagagcctcccaagcctcaactcttacCCTCAGCGCATCtccaggcttaacaccacatggaagccacggAGGCTTGATGCCACCAAGGCTTGAAGCTTGTACCCTCATGTTAGTCCTAGATTGTAGTATCCTGCAGGTAAATACTCAGAACAACTTCCATAACTTGAATATTtactccttcccccaccccacacactgGTAGAATTCATGTTGGGATACTACATTTACTATGAACATACACCCCTGATTTGAAACAAGACTAAGATACACGGTAAAGAATGTTTATTCACTAAAGTTTTGACAGACTGAAGGCCATTATTTCAGATTGGAAAtaggaaacttaaaaaaactaCATGGACATTGGGTAAAAGAACATGGGTTGAAATTTGCCTGGCAGTAGCCCAAAGGTAAATGGTCTTCAAGGTGCATATGAAGGAACTGTAGGAGGGAAATGGGATAATTCACATCTCCaccaataaataaatgtagcCACACTAGCTTGGGGGATTTGAGGTGAGACATCGAAAATACTAAGTCATGGTCAGGGCTGGAGGACAAAAGAATGAATCACTTAATAGGAATGACTGTGGGGAAGGGCTTGAAGGAATCATCCTCTTGCTTCCATGTGAACCATGAACATTAAACATGGAGAAAGGAGGAGCGGCAGCAGATCGGTTTGGGATGCATCTTCAGGGGATGCTGAAACAACAGCAGCATTTGGTTTGCTCTACACCCCTGTCACCCCTCACCCGCAAGCCCAGGGAGTTGCCAGCAGTGGTGATTTGTGATGTCTAAGACACCCTAGGGCTGCCATTGGCTGGGACACTGCCTGTATGATCAAACAAAGCTCAAGGGTGTGGCTTTGCCTTGTCACCAGGAGGGTATACATAGGAAGGGCAAGAGCTCTGGGCCACTGGGAAGATTCAAAAGCTACAAAAGCCTCATTATGGATAGTAAACCTCCCAGCACCaatggggagaagaggaagagccCCTGCGAGTCCGACGATGAAAATGATGAGGTAAGATTGTTAGGTTTTGAAGCGAAGGTGAGGGTGAAAGAAAGACACACAGAGCGGCGGCGGCTCAAATAGCAACACGGGAATATTGCAGACAATTGTGGAAGTGGGGGACCCGCTTAATGCCAGAGCCCACCGCCGCTTACAGGCTGGGGTGTTTATAGGTACGGGTGGGAGGGCACTGGGCAGGATGGCTTGCTGCCCGGCAGGATATTGATAAGATGTTATTATGATCAGGTGGTTTGGCCCTTTTTCTGGTGGAATATCATTGTGGTGTTCCTTAGAACTTTGCCAAGCAAGATATGATAGGGATGTTTCTTTAGTTGGGCCTCTGTCTGCCTTGTGGACAGGTGGTTAGGCAGGATGTTTCTCACGGTCTGAACCCCCATGGGATGTTTCACTTTGACCAAGGTCTGCAAAAAAGCAAAGAACTTACAAAATGGTGCAGTTTGGACTAACAGATGACCCTACCCatgctcctcttcttcttccccatgGATCCCTACTCTGTGATTCAACCTTGTTCTTCTCTGGATCAAACTCCTTCCTCAACCTGCATTCCTTCTTCTCATGAAGCCCCCCTTGCTATCCAGTCTCTATCCTATTCACCCAAAATAATGTCTTTCTGGCCTCTCCCTGTTTTCTTAACAGATGCAGGAGACACCAAACAGGGACTCAGCCCCCGAACCGACtttgaaaaagatgaaaacatctGAATACTCAACAATATTAGTGGTTCGCTACAGGAAggtgaagaaaatatattcaaatcgACGGGAGAAGGATCAATCCCCGGAGCACTCCATCAATCCTGCGCAAGAGGAGGAGGACGAAGTCCTAGAAATATCACCTGAAACATCTGCCAAGGAGGAAGAAGACCCATAAGCATCTGAAGGATCTTCTTCACAGGCTGGGGAGAACTGGCGAAACGTGGAGAAACCAAATTGGACAAATCCTCCCCACCAATGGCGATGATTACAATAAAGTCAAGTTTGAGAAGCTGATGGCTGTGTATATCTCTGCCTGTTTTCTGATGGtgggggggaagggaagggaagaggtagGCATTTGAGAAGGGAGGGATATGAGGTCCTGTAGGGTTGGTGGACAGACCCACAGGTTGACAGTAAGCCAGACATTGTAAGTAAGGCCTGGGGGAGGACTGATtcctaaagaaaattttcttcttaaaattttatcttatgGGAAGTGGAGATGTGTATATGTTCACGCAACTGTACCCGGCAGCACATAGTGCTGCTGAATGTACATATCAAAGGTATTCCCATCCCTTTCCATTTGATATTTTCCTGGGTTAGAAATATATGCTTTATAAAGAGTAAATGTTCTGTAAAACACGAAGCACAATACAAAAGAAGCTAGTAGATGTAGGAGTAAGTAAACAGCAGGAAAGCATTGCTTGTAATGAAATGATTGAAAAGccaattctaaaacaaaattttcaatgcatcttaaatatttatgttaCTGTTTTAATGACCTCAACAGTCTTTAATCAAGATAAGTATGCTTTAGAAATGTGTTGATATCCGCAAAGTGTGAATATTCAAAATCGCCATGACTtgggaaaaggaaagtaaaacaCTCTAAGTATGAGGAGCTTTTTTCCATGGAATGTGAACTGCAAGGTGGTGAGAAGGGTTAGGTGTGATGTGGTGAGATCATTTTTAGGAAAGTGTGTCTATTATCGGCTTTATAACACTTCCATTTTGCATGATAATTTCCCGAAATTCATCATTTAATTAAGGCTATAGATTTTGATTACCATGTTTCTTAAAATGTCAAACAGTATAATatttatagtgaaaaagaaaactgcttgGTGGATACACATCGGTTAGCAGGAAAAGACACCACAGGGATTCAGCATGGGGTCAACTGTGGATGGGGTTTTA from Nomascus leucogenys isolate Asia chromosome X, Asia_NLE_v1, whole genome shotgun sequence includes these protein-coding regions:
- the LOC100586929 gene encoding sperm protein associated with the nucleus on the X chromosome N1-like, with translation MDSKPPSTNGEKRKSPCESDDENDEMQETPNRDSAPEPTLKKMKTSEYSTILVVRYRKVKKIYSNRREKDQSPEHSINPAQEEEDEVLEISPETSAKEEEDP